ACTATTTTAGAAAGTTTGGTTTTCTCTTAATTTTTGTTAATCAAATAATAGAACCATAAATTTGCACAGTTGTTCTGTTCTGTTCCGTTAGGTttgatttttagaaaattaaatCACAACAATAGTAAAAGCAAACGTGTATCAACCTCCGCTTGTGATGGCTGCTCTGGGTGTGTTGCACCTTCATTGGAGTTGTTAGCTGcacctgctgctgctgcagtcCTCATCGTTGTTGTCGTCATCACTGTATGCATGCCATCTACGTTGTTACACGCCGCCTGAAGCAAATCTCAAAGTCCAGTATGACTCGTCTGCAGTTGTTCAATGGATATCGAAAGCTGTTCCAGCCTTTGCATTAGTTGTAACATATTCTCTTGAGCTTTGGCAGCGTTAAAGTCGTTGCCATTATCCAGCGAGTCTTCCTCCGAAGCGGCCAATTCGAAGTGCAATTTGGCCAAGCTTTCCTGTTGTTCACGAATTTTGGTCATTTGGTCCATGGTACAACCGGAACCTGTTGAATAGGCCAAACACAAATGGTTAGTAAACaacaattgaaattggaaagtgGTAGAACACTTGTCGCAGTGAGAGAAATAGGGCCCTCAAAGGCAAATATCATTTCTATCGATAAGATAAGATTAAATTTAAGTGGTCGCtttgttgttgaaatttatcgcaaattttaatgccatttaATGAGAATTATTAAAAAGTGATATTCTGCAGCTAAGGTgtgaaagttgttgttttttagatTTTCCAGTCTGTTGGCTAGTAATGGAGAACATTTTAGTTAGTCTTGTTTAAAGTTTGCAGCTTGTGTATTGATATGTGGGACCCGTTAATCGAAAGTTTTGAAATCTACAATCTATTGAAAAAAAGAGGTCTAACAATGTGAGAGCTAAGATGGCACGCagaaaattttctgcggtgattttcccctcctaatgctggcaacatttgtgagatactatgccatgtaaaacttctccccaaagaggtgtcgcactgcggcatgccgttcggactcggctataaaaaggaggccccttatcattgagcttaaaacttgaatcggactgcactcatagatgtgtaagaagtttgcccctgttccttagtggaatgttcatgggcaaaatttgcaatctcaatcatattttgttaaaaagagAAGATAAGGGAATCAATTCCTTTGAAAGCGATGAAAGCCAGGCAGATGAGAGAAGAACACCTATAGGTGAGAGTTTTTTCTAATCAGCCATTTCAAGCCTCTATTTGCAGCAATTCAGAATAACGAGAGGATTATGTGTCTAAAGGGAACATACGAATATACGAGATAATTTCATCCGAAATTACAAGACAGTTCCGATTCATGATTCCTGAGTCCTAGGGGTGTAAATGCTGTCTTCAATCGTGAAAAACTCGCTCATAGGGCACTTGGTCAACTTGTTGCAAGCCATAGCACTAGTTCACGCCCAATTTGCTTAGTCATGGTGAAAAGCGCCTATCCTACTAAGGAGTTCGTACGTTCATTAAATCAGAAGCATGGTAAACACTCATCCTTGCTAGCTGGTTATTCGCCTCATTTGTCGAAGGTCTGAAAGTATGACTTCAGCGCTACTTGAGTGCTCACGTATATACTGATAGTTCGTTTACTCAGTCTTCTCTTCATCGAAAACATTTCCAGACTCTTCAAGATCGAGAAGACCTTCGCCCAAAAGACATTACCTGCCTGCAGCAGTTTGCTAACTTAATGAAAACTCTATGAACTTAATAAAAACTCCTTTCCAAGTTCCCACTTTTTCAACCTGGACTCATCCGGCCCAGAACTCCTTTTCCTGGAAAACGACATCTATTCCGTCAGCAAAGGGCTGGTAGTAGCTCGTCACGTCGCATATACCCTACGGCCGCGTAGTATTTTAGCCGTAAGCAGAATGAAGGAGTGCACAAAGCTCGAGGAATGCCATGTTCCGCACTACCTCAGCTTAGCCACCATGCCTAAACCAGTAATTGGTTTCTTTTGCGCTCTTAATCCAAAGAGTATCTCCAAAGAGATTTGCGCCCGGAATTTAGTGCTGCTCACATAATTCAAAATCCCTCCGGCGGGTGAGAAggtccttttttcattttcaaattcaAACCGACCCCCAAATGTCATATGACAAATGCTACAGTCTAACTTGGAGCAGCTTACACTCCGCATGATGCATTGACCGTTGATGAGCTGTTATTCCCATACAGAGGCCGCACTCGCTTCACACAATACATTCCAAgcctgccaagtacggtatatAGATAAGATGGTTGTGCGACTCAAAATCATTTTATCCTGTCAAATAATAATTTACTCTTGGAAATTGCCTGACCAGACACGAGAGGTGAGTCAAGGGCAGAATGTTGTACTTCAACATTCGGAGAGATATTTAAATACAGGCTGCACAATTTATGCCGAACACTTTTTGGCGTATGACATGTGTGCCtcggaaatttcaaaaaaaaattatacgcgCCCTGTCAACAGCACAATGTTTGGATTCAACGAAGGCGATATATCACTATGTTCATATGTTCCCAAGAAGAACAAAGCGGTAATTTTGCTGCCGACGGCGTCATCGAAGGCGACATAGCACTATGTTCATATGTTCCCAAGAAGATCAAAgcggcaattttgctgtcgACACAACATTCTATTTGCGGTGTGGACATGCAAACGGAAAAGAAGAAGCCACTAGCTATTTTTGATTAGAACGCCAACAAGTCGGGCGTTGATACAATGGACCAGATGCTTGGCGCATATACACGCAAGGGCTCAATAAACTGCTGGCCATTGGCCATGTTTTATAATATGGTGGACATTGCTGCATTAGCTGCATTTATTTCATACAACGAGATGAAGCCAATAAAAAGAAGTGACACACGACGGTCATTCCTACAGATGCTGATAAAATAATTGACACTACCAAAAATAGAGGAACGAGCTCTGAACAACCGAATAACCGCATATCCAAGGATATGGAACGCAATGGAATCATTTGATGTAAAGGTAAGAAAGAACAATTTTAATGTTCAAAAGCAGAATTGCTACacaattttgttctttttagaTGTTATCAAGACCGGCAGAAGGAGCTGCACAGTCGTTTGCTTCTGGAATGAACATACTGTCATATTGCCTATGCCGTTCTGAGAACGGACGGCAGCGGAAAACAAAAGCCTATTGCCATTCCTGTAACAATCCAGTATGTGCGGAGAATTCAACACACTTATGCACAgataatatgggttgcccaaaaagtaattgcggatttttcatatagtcggcgttgacaaattttttcacagcttgtgactctgtaattgcattctttattctatcagttatcagttgttacttttagcttgctttagaaaaaagtgtaaaaaatgtatatttgattaaagttcattctaagttttattaaaaatgcatttactttcttttaagaaatccgcaattactttttgggcaacccaatatgtttgaCGAGGGACACTCTATACAACAATAGTTTTTTTAGggcttttttgataaaaaaaaactcataaaaaattattaatgttacatataaaagcatttttaataataataaatcaaaacaaaaaaaaaaataaaaaaatgtgttttcacataaaatttcatacaaaaagtACCTTGTGGACCTTGTACTTCGTTATAAGGGCAACAAGGGATGACACAAACGTCGGAGGGTTAAATGTTAAAAAGATATAAACATGGAATTCGGAGACCAGGCCTCGCATTTGCAAAACTAGGAATGATAACAGGTCTCGAAGTCGTCGCCTTTTAGTTATCGCATCTATTCTGCATAGGTGCGCCCGTATTATCACATCTCAGTCCCTTggtcctcaatgtagacctccagggcCACTCTGTACAGTCATCCTGGCACTGGATgattatgagcaccacacggttTGGAACTCTAAGTTCCGATTTGtatggtgttcatcgtcattacgagaagctcagctgggaATCCaccatccacaggttgcggatggtgggaTGCTCCATATATGGAGTAGTTGCAAATGCAGTGGCGGACAATTAGTGGTATCGAggggagaatctcagtgagaggccggccggctccggctcttgcttataccctgagtgcctatgatactcgatatgacaaggcgagttattggcgcctttaaataaacaatggcaATAACGTTCAGGCGGCGATCGATATGGAGCTCACTTATGGAGCTTGataaggatcgccacctccacataaaaatgtgattacagcaacaacaacatccatCTGAATTTAttgatggcaataccagagttccgtcaatccaaaaccgTCCGCTGGCAGCTGTAACACGCATCGACCAAGTGCTGTCTCAAGGTTTCCGATCCAAAACTTTTTCTATTCCatttaggtttcctatcgtcaacACTATCATCCCGCGATTGTATGACCTGCTAAATATTCATACTCCTGTCACTTTTAACCTtaaagccgcagtggctgtctcatacttaatctatatgtctaTGGGCCGGATATCTGTCTCAAACTTCAACTATATGTCTATGGGCTGGATATTAAGGTACGGTTCTCCTCGTCCCGCTttaagttgcactttttctccattcgcCCGCATATGCCAAGataacatattctctgaacctgttataaTGCCATTAGGTTTTACTTTTTATccattggcccacctttgtttttcttcttcgacTCTTCTGTGTAGCTGATTCGGACTCCTAGACGGATTCAAAACCTACTTAACAGGGAGTTAGATGGAGCATGATGTTGAGCGCCACCTTTCACACGCTCATACTTGCCTACGAGATAAGCCCCGCCgaagctattgttgttgttgtaagcgtatttgtatgtggaggtggcgccGCAGTACTCTGCACCTTCTGGACCATCCTCCCACAACAAACCAGAGTCTAATGCAAGACCAGAAATTCACTGCCGTAAACATCAAGTGCACTGTCCCGGCTTTAGCCATCAATCAATCTATCTATCAAGTTGCAGAAGTCAGTCCCCTTTTGATCTCTTTAACCCTTTTCTCGACATTCCCTTTCCTATTCATTCTCTGAAGAAGAACTACGCCAAGGTACTTGCCCTCCAGAGCGAGATAGAATGGCAGCTGGCAAGCTTCCTCTTCCTAAAAACACAAGTTTTCTCTAGTTTCTGGGCCACAGTTCATTGGTACCAGGATCCGCCATAGAAAttaattttatcaattttttttgaaaaaccccAACAAAATTCAGCTTTCGCTCTGCACAGAATTAGAAAAACATGCCATTAAACTTTGGATAATGAGCATAAATGTGTAGGCAAAACTTACCGTCTACAACTTTCGTTGCCACAATCTTTCTGAAAAATAGTACAGGCTCAGTCTTTCTGGTGTCTATGCCAGCATGTTGATCATCGCCCATCTAGAAAGCTTTCTCAATGCAGCCTGAACGAGGCATGTAAAGAGGTTCGCAGAACCAAGCGTTGGTATCGAGCTATCCCTTTACGAGGCCcactacctccacatgcaagtGTGGCTACAACGACGAGCTATCCCCAGCAGTTCAAACGCCAATCATGACAATGTCTTCAAGAACTTCTTTAAGAGAATTTGAATCTTATCACCGGTATGGCATATCTGCTGACGTGTCATACAGATTGtctgttataaaattttattgtcgACGAATTCACTAACAGTGTCTACGAGTCCGTCTAGGAGTCCGAAtcagcacaatttttttttattgagaacttaaattttttttattttttctttgaaaaactgaCGTTCTCTAAAGGCATGGTAAATGATCCGTCAATTGAATAGCCATGAGACATGATGACATGTTTGTTCACAATGTCGCTTAAAACGTCATGCATGATTGAATTGAATAGCCATGAGACATGATGACATGTTTGTTCACAATgtcgcttaaaatgtcatgcatgatTTTCGCGACAACTATATGAAATTGTCATCAACGATGTGTATGGGCTCTCGGCTATATGTCTTCAAAGGTTTAACATGGTCATGCGCCCTTCTTTTAAGTCGTCTTGACGACTCGGCCAAGCACGCTATAACATTTGCTGAGTATATATTTGTGGAGGGAGTAACAAAGAGCGTTAGATACAGAAATCGCTGgcataatgcaaatttgcctatgaacattccaaacaaacaaacttctcacatatcactgagtgctgtccgattctcattttaagctcaatgataagggacctccttttttatagccgagtccgaacggcgtgcctcaatAATGCGACCCTTTTTGGgagaaagttttaacatggcatagtacctcatagatttcgtcagcattaggaggggataaccaccgctgaaattttttctaatgttctcgccaggcgttcagcgtcataggcggacatgctaacctctgctaaATAAACCAACCTGGCAACCTGTAAAACTACCCAATGCTGATTGGGTCCAAATAGCTAAGGTTGGCAATACTAGAATTTCTtaggtgttgttgttgtgtgatATTTGACAGCATGCACCAACTCAACAACAACGCAGAGTTGCCAAATCAAGACACCGGAAAGCCAACTATCCAGATAAGGTGCAGATGATATTGGGCAAGTACTATACTAGGAcgataactattgggttgcccaaaaagtaattgcggatttttcatatagtcggcgttgacaaattttttcacagcttgtgactctgtaattgcattctttcttctgtcagttatcagctgttacttttagcttgcgttagaaaaaaagtctaaaaaaagtatatttgattaaagttcattctaagtattattaaaaatgcatttactttcttttaaaaaatccgcaataatttTTGTGGGCAATCCAACAGATAGACCCAGGAAGTATAAAATAACCAGAAAAGCAAAACGTATCTCCTGGAAGCTGTTCTGCCAACAGGTCGACATAAGTATTGATGTTGCTGGGATTAAAATGTTTCCCTGAATAATCATATCCAAATCTATGAGTAATAGTGCGGTGACAACGGAAGACAtggtcaaaattttgatgaaaatccatttgCCATTGGCCACTGTCCATCCGAACCTGTAGACTGTGGGGCCAATTAAGAGTTCTTCATGAAAACATGACCAAGAAAACTATAAAAAGCTTCGAGCCATTTAAGTCAACGGGGCCTGAAGGAATATTGCCGGCATTACTGCAGAAGGAGGCAAGATATATTGTGCCACATATGTCCGCCAAAGTCAATGCATGCCTTAGGCTAGCTTATATAGTAAACGCCTGACTAGAGACCAGAGAGGTATTCCTACGCAAGCCCGGAAGACGAGTTACGCCACCAAAAGCTTTTAGAAAAATAAATCTTAAGCCATTCATTAAAATCATGGAACATTTAGGGGCCACCATTATAAAGAGTTGGATACCAAGCGGGGTTTTCAAGTACAGACAACATGTTCCATATGTTATTGGGAAGGTCAGTGGTGTAAATGATAGAGAACCATTATGTTGGGAGAGGGAATACATTTCtttatcattattttttttattaaatatatataaaactatTACTCACCAAATGCTTTCAGCTTCCCCGAATGAAAGTCATCCAATAATCCTAACAGGGCACGCTCCATATGTTTAACATCCGGCACTTCTGAGACAAAAGAATGGTGTTTAATGGGACGTTGATCAAATTTATCACTGAGATTGTTGCTGGTGTTCATAGATGACATTAGGCCGGGATAGCCAGCGCTAACGCTGACACCGGTGCCGGTGCCAGTGCTGAGGCTCGGCTTGCGTCGAGTATTAGCAATGACACCAACATGTGAATGATAGTGCGCACCGCCACCACTGCTATTCGtactgctgctgttgttattattattaattttatgaTGCTGACCACTGCCTCCACCAATACCAACACCaccacctcctcctcctccttcaTCAGTTTCGCCGCTAAAGATGCCATTATGATGTTTCGCACCGGTGGCAATAGCCACTGAGGCAGCAGCAGAGGAGACAATTTTCGAGGCCGCAAATGGTTGACTTAAATTTGTTGTGCATATGTTGTTAtagtcattgttgttgttgttgttgatgatggcaGTATGCTGTTTACTTTGCAACGTCAGTACTTCATCAATGTTCGTGGTGCTCTCATCACTTGGGGTATCACTGCCACTACTTAAGTGTGTAATGTCATTTATGCTATTATCAAAGCTATCTGCAGTGCGGCAATCATGCCCCCGTTGACGACCATGGTTTTCATGATTATGGTGATGACGATGAGAACGacaacaatgatgatgatgatgatggtatcCATCAAGGCAAGACGTATCCGTTATGGCcacattgccagcattagtattCGTTGTCAAGGAAAAGGCAGATTCGGGTATAAcaacaccaacagcagcagcagttaTTGTAATGCACGAGGAGTTAATTGAAGTTATCGATGTCATTGAGTTGGTCGCCATTGTCAATGACAATGATGGATTTTTAGCATAAAGATGTATGATGACGTTGGGGTAGGGGTTAAAACGTaacaaaaacgaaaagaaaatcaagaaaacaataaaataataagttttaataaaagaaaaacaaaacacaataaaattattattaatatgccaaatgaaatgaaacgaaccCAAAACTAAACCCAAAAACCAATAAAATGTACTCTAAACTGTATGGCTAACAGCCTTAGTGATGAGGCCAAACAGGCGAACTGCTTGTAACGTTACAACTGTGTGGCGCCAAAATTATAACTGACTACTTTTTGTGTGGCGTCTTGATATCAACATGCTACACTACAGCGTTAACAGCCTTTAACTTGGCACACTGTTGGCCAAAACTATGATTACAAagcaaatttgtaattttaatacccttcactaccatagaatggggggtatacttgttttgtttataacAGCTTGAACTATCAATCTAACAAGCCCTTGATGGTCTTAGCAGCAGCCAGAAGGACATCTCGAAGTAGAGATGTCACAATCTCCTAAGCATTcggttatgaaattttgcataggtgcatgaaattttgcataggtgcTTTTATACATGTTTTTTCATTTGGGAATTGCAAAAGTGCCTAGAAAGCAacaattttatccgattaaaaAGGCGGATATCATTTGTGTAAGCTTTATGAAGTGAATTGCTCTACCCAGTAATGTTAGTTTGGAGCTTCATGACCTATGGTGATTCAGCGCTAAAAGAAAGAGCCTCTAGATGCAGCTGCATATCAGGCAggctaaaatattgggttgcccaaaaagtaactgcggattttttaaacctttttaaagcaagctaaaagtaacagctgataactgacagaagaaagaatgcaattacagagacacaagctgtgaaaaaatttgtcaacgccgactatatgaaatattcgcaattactttttgggcaacccaatagaattcaCCAGGATACCATAGCAGCTGATGATCCAGCTGCATATCAGGCAGGCTAAAATAGAAATCACCAGGATACCATAGCAGCTGATGATCCAGCTGCATATCAGGCAGGCTAAAATAGAATTCACCGGGATACCATAACAGCAGATGATGTTAGTCTCTCTTGGTAATTAGTTCTGGCTATTGGGCTGATGATGTTAGTCTcccttggttgttgttgttgttgtagcagtttgttgtgttctatctttcgtctgcttgattctgttgagtgacaagacccaggaactctgcgactaagatggggtgcgtctacagggatctgggtctgagtcgagtgggtctggccgggcagttaaacaggcgacgtgtatcgtgtggtccctggttacatttgggacatacatcttgcacgtcggcatcaatcctagctctgtgggaattgaggcggctgcatctgccggaacgtaattgagtcagaaccactctggtttgccgggggaggtcgatttcttcgggtgcaatccAAGGTcgttccaaggactacattcacccggtagccaattaccgcgtctgctaccgtgtctgcatgaatgttgttcagacccgcttgatctaggggTTCTctattgtagcgctgaacctcacgctctagatcgtgtagatctaccttaaggcttctgggcggtgggtatcaatccacaagatgatgatttggatggtttccgctataacagcccaaaaggtattgcttagacagcatgtagttatgtcttcgcactggtaggatctttgcctcccgatggaggtggtccacatgagaactgaggagacagcccgtcgcagttcggagggcggcattctgacagatctgaatattattccactgcgtgtcacaaagttgacgagaccacactggcgctgcataacttaccacagaccggccaattgctttgtacgaggtcaacaaggtttctttgtctgcacccaaaGTGCTGctagcgagtgacttgaggaccttgtttctacttttgactttattgcagattgctgtggcatgtggggagaaagtgtaaaagctgtcaaatgtgacgccaagtattttgggacacttgatggtcggaatcatttctccatcgaccatcacagtcagctcagtattcacctcacgcgtatttgtagtgaacagtgtggcaaCACGGCCCTCCAGagacgatgggtcgcgaattatctgtgtggtcgccagtcatttggaCAGGGAGTTcgccaaggtggggtgatatctccggctctgtttaacctctacctatcctcaattccaccccctccagacgacatagagatcgtatcatatgcggacgattgtacgatcttggcatcaggccccccacccattgatgatatctgcgataggttgaacgtctacctcaacgagcttgcctcatatttcgctgcaagaaatctgaagatatctggcaccaaatcttcagccacactgttcactacagtCTCCCTTGGTAATTAATTCTGGCTATTGGGCTGGCATTGACACCAATTGTTCGATGTTTTTCTCACTTGCAACAATACAccgctacaacaataacaacgggCGAGATAGGTGCACAAATAGGAAGTTTAAACCGGCTAAAAGTAGGCTCGGCACTGAGGCTAATCAAACCAAGCTGCGTGGGGACTAGGACATACAAAATAAGTccctaaaccaaaaaaaaaaaagatttaaaggAGCAAGAGAGCTCCAGGGGTCGATTTTTGGGAATGGATAGATGAAATGAACGGCCAGCGGGTCGTTGTATCCAAATGCTACTGATGCCTTTCTCATACAAGACTGTGCCGAGGCATTGTCTGTGCTTAAGGAGATCATAATAGAGGGAAAAGTGGTTCGTTTAAACCCTACAAGTCAACAATCACCGAATGGTATTACATGATATGTGATAGAGAGCAGGACCGTTCGTCATGCGGTGCAAATGGTGTTTTGCTGAAGTTTGTGACAACTGGATGGCAGAAATATTTTGATGGTTTTCATACCTAAAGCGGGAAAACCAAACCACTTTCTGAACAAGAATTACATACCAATTAACCTTCTACTTTTCATCTGAGAGACCCTGGAGAAACATTGGACTCATATTAGAAGGATTGGAAACCTACTCATGCCATCATTGgatagcagctatattataCTTATCTTAACGGCCGTTCGATAGACAATGCCAATCTTGATATGATAGTACCATTGCAATAGAAAGAATTCGAATTGGCGCCCTTCTTGCACATAGATGATTCTCTGATGGACATGAGGATCCCCCTCTTCTGGTAAACTGGTTTGATACGATGCTGAATTGCAGAATTATCAATGCATTACTGTTGTTGTGGCCATATTTTCATATTGAGGTGACGATCCTCCTCAAGCTCTTGCAGGTGAGCTggcttgttccggtccaaaggaccgatcgccgcgagcagctactccgtatagagtattctactatccgcaacctgtggatgcgtcCGGTAGCCCGCAGCTAAGCTTTtagtgacagcaatgaacaccacacagatcggacctcaatgttccggcccgtgtggtgctcacagctatcccgtgacgGGACGCATCATTGGCGGTTGGTCGATTAGCAATATTGTGATTAGAGGAACGCTGCAAGCAGGTACTTTATGACGAGGATAGTTGACGTCGCTGTAATGGTGGGTGGGAGTTTG
The Stomoxys calcitrans chromosome 3, idStoCalc2.1, whole genome shotgun sequence genome window above contains:
- the LOC106089702 gene encoding probable serine/threonine-protein kinase vps15 isoform X2 produces the protein MEPNDEVVERQKLVDVETEEDVTNSAPKSATPASPMAMPKINIKSISSGDSRNSASCSIERSEKIGHTSAKVTYINERRPRPHLHGTHDERFEFKSRPRKLLKDSFDNSINDITHLSSGSDTPSDESTTNIDEVLTLQSKQHTAIINNNNNNDYNNICTTNLSQPFAASKIVSSAAASVAIATGAKHHNGIFSGETDEGGGGGGGVGIGGGSGQHHKINNNNNSSSTNSSGGGAHYHSHVGVIANTRRKPSLSTGTGTGVSVSAGYPGLMSSMNTSNNLSDKFDQRPIKHHSFVSEVPDVKHMERALLGLLDDFHSGKLKAFGSGCTMDQMTKIREQQESLAKLHFELAASEEDSLDNGNDFNAAKAQENMLQLMQRLEQLSISIEQLQTSHTGL
- the LOC106089702 gene encoding sca1 complex protein phr isoform X1, which translates into the protein MTTKAPNNMEPNDEVVERQKLVDVETEEDVTNSAPKSATPASPMAMPKINIKSISSGDSRNSASCSIERSEKIGHTSAKVTYINERRPRPHLHGTHDERFEFKSRPRKLLKDSFDNSINDITHLSSGSDTPSDESTTNIDEVLTLQSKQHTAIINNNNNNDYNNICTTNLSQPFAASKIVSSAAASVAIATGAKHHNGIFSGETDEGGGGGGGVGIGGGSGQHHKINNNNNSSSTNSSGGGAHYHSHVGVIANTRRKPSLSTGTGTGVSVSAGYPGLMSSMNTSNNLSDKFDQRPIKHHSFVSEVPDVKHMERALLGLLDDFHSGKLKAFGSGCTMDQMTKIREQQESLAKLHFELAASEEDSLDNGNDFNAAKAQENMLQLMQRLEQLSISIEQLQTSHTGL